A single window of Gossypium hirsutum isolate 1008001.06 chromosome A10, Gossypium_hirsutum_v2.1, whole genome shotgun sequence DNA harbors:
- the LOC107959978 gene encoding vacuole membrane protein KMS1 yields the protein MNLEMGSSKRVTSSQRMHRSIEDLRKRHRQELENLTLTTRPFKTLRLFILAIFEYFKQSIFYVFAKGGWLLLLNTLIATLGILLVTIEGPHEKHVEEVSRYVRFGLWWIVLGVASSIGLGSGLHTFVLYLGPHIAFFTIKAMQCGRTDLKSAPYDTIQLKSGPSWLDKSCGEFGPPLFSSSQGSRVPISSILPQVQMEATLWGLGTALGELPPYFISRAASLSGGKFNAMEELDASSSKDNGVIATRLNQIKRWLLSHSQHMNFFTILMLASVPNPLFDLAGIMCGQFGIPFWKFFLATLIGKAIIKTHIQTVFIISVCNNQLLDWIENELIWVLSSLIPGFDSYLPTLTEKLHAVKEKYLAAPHPVPSNVKEKCDFSFASIWNTIVWLMLMNFFVKIVNATAQDHLKKQQDKQLAKKVSASRH from the exons atGAATCTGGAGATGGGGTCAAGCAAACGCGTGACTTCTTCTCAACGAATGCACAGGTCGATAGAAg ATCTTCGTAAGAGACATAGGCAAGAATTAGAAAATTTGACATTGACAACACGGCCTTTTAAAACATTAAGGCTTTTCATTCTGGCTATCTTTGAATATTTCAAGCAAtcaatattttatgtttttgcaAAGGGCGGTTGGCTTTTGCTTTTAAACACTCTAATAGCAACTCTTGGAATTTTGCTTGTGACCATTGAAGGTCCTCATGAAAAG CATGTTGAGGAAGTTTCTCGGTATGTTCGGTTTGGATTATGGTGGATTGTACTTGGAGTTGCATCATCAATTGGTCTTG GATCTGGTTTGCACACTTTTGTTCTTTATTTGGGTCCTCATATTGCCTTCTTTACAATAAAAGCTATGCAATGTGGACGAACAGACCTGAAAAGTGCTCCTTATGATACGATACAATTGAAGAGCGGTCCTTCATGGCTAGACAAATCTTGCGGAGAGTTTGGGCCCCCATTGTTTTCATCATCACAGGGGTCAAGGGTTCCCATCAGCAGCATATTACCACAGGTGCAAATGGAAGCTACCTTATGGGGTCTTGGGACTGCACTTGGGGAGCTTCCTCCTTACTTCATCTCAAGGGCAG CTAGTCTATCAGGCGGTAAATTTAATGCTATGGAAGAATTGGATGCTTCCTCAAGTAAGGATAATGGAGTCATAGCTACCCGCCTGAACCAGATCAAACGTTGGTTGTTATCCCATTCCCAACACATGAACTTCTTCACCATTTTAATGCTTGCCTCG GTCCCAAATCCTTTATTTGACCTTGCTGGCATCATGTGTGGACAATTTGGGATTCCGTTTTGGAAGTTCTTTCTTGCAACTTTGATTGGGAAGGCAATTATTAAAACTCACATACAG ACGGTTTTTATTATCTCTGTCTGTAATAATCAACTTCTGGACTGGATAGAGAATGAACTGATCTGGGTTCTCAGTAGCCTCATTCCTGGATTTGATTCTTACTTGCCCACACTCACAGAAAAACTTCATGCCGTAAAGGAAAAGTACTTAGCTGCCCCACATCCTGTCCCTTCAAATGTCAAG GAGAAGTGCGATTTTTCATTTGCTTCGATCTGGAACACTATTGTGTGGCTTATGCTTATGAACTTCTTTGTGAAGATTGTCAATGCGACTGCTCAGGACCATCTGAAAAAGCAGCAAGATAAGCAGCTTGCGAAGAAGGTATCTGCTTCGAGACATTAA